In a genomic window of Lysobacterales bacterium:
- a CDS encoding RNA methyltransferase, with protein MPLARLFADGDDTRLVLHPDGGETLSRIECRDSVAIAIGPEGGFSDRDLAVLEQARFQRITLGPRILRTETAGLAAIAALQTRFGDLG; from the coding sequence CTGCCGCTAGCGCGCCTGTTCGCCGACGGCGACGACACCCGCCTGGTGCTGCACCCGGACGGCGGCGAGACGCTGTCGCGCATCGAGTGCCGCGACAGCGTCGCCATCGCCATCGGCCCCGAAGGCGGCTTCTCCGACCGCGACCTGGCCGTACTCGAACAGGCCCGCTTCCAGCGCATCACCCTCGGCCCGCGCATCCTACGCACCGAAACCGCCGGCCTCGCCGCCATCGCCGCCTTGCAAACGCGCTTCGGGGATTTGGGCTAG
- a CDS encoding 16S rRNA (uracil(1498)-N(3))-methyltransferase yields MRRIRLFVDQPLQSGQAAILSEAAANHAVRVLRLREGDAVTLFNGDGHDYAGQISLGKREARVLLNRVDVVSTESPLAVTLVQAIARGEKMDLILQKATELGVVKIVPVSSDRTEVRLDEDRADKRILHWQRVIESACEQCGRAQLPQIESPLPLERAARLFADGDDTRLVLHPDGGETLSRIECRDTVAIAIGPEGGFSDRDLAVLEQARFQRITLGPRILRTETAGLAAIAALQTRFGDLG; encoded by the coding sequence CCGTCTGTTCGTCGACCAACCCCTGCAATCCGGCCAGGCCGCGATCCTCTCCGAAGCCGCGGCCAACCACGCGGTGCGCGTGCTGCGTCTGCGCGAAGGCGACGCGGTGACCCTGTTCAATGGCGATGGCCACGACTACGCCGGGCAGATCAGCCTCGGCAAGCGCGAGGCGCGCGTGCTGCTGAACCGGGTCGATGTGGTGAGCACCGAATCGCCGCTGGCGGTGACGCTGGTGCAGGCGATCGCGCGCGGAGAAAAAATGGACCTGATCCTGCAGAAGGCGACCGAGCTCGGCGTGGTCAAGATCGTGCCGGTCAGCAGCGACCGCACCGAGGTGCGTCTCGACGAAGATCGCGCCGACAAGCGCATCCTGCACTGGCAGCGCGTGATCGAGTCCGCCTGCGAACAATGCGGCCGCGCGCAACTGCCGCAGATCGAATCGCCGCTGCCGCTGGAGCGCGCCGCGCGCCTGTTCGCCGACGGCGACGACACCCGCCTGGTGCTGCACCCGGACGGCGGCGAGACGCTGTCGCGCATCGAGTGCCGCGATACCGTCGCCATCGCCATCGGCCCCGAAGGCGGATTCTCCGACCGCGACCTGGCCGTACTCGAACAGGCCCGCTTCCAGCGCATCACCCTCGGCCCGCGCATCCTGCGCACCGAAACCGCCGGCCTCGCCGCAATCGCCGCCTTGCAAACGCGCTTCGGGGATTTGGGGTAG